In Scomber japonicus isolate fScoJap1 chromosome 7, fScoJap1.pri, whole genome shotgun sequence, one genomic interval encodes:
- the LOC128361806 gene encoding uncharacterized protein LOC128361806, which yields MADSASLEDTLPEEEREFQKVIALIGGKERIYLVSDACKSKDVAEDDAGILQEFLRDMFHINSLPNSNGQPCSPPSNSHDDSPSGNHACPNTERVQMNEIPLTVRPEDVDLKASPVGEDTVKETRTARNGNPQKTATRGANIYSHKRAIDSHVIIFIFRQSFVSKISNEVYLKEILKDVKARTKRARIARPALVGLIHTKLESAEAHQCAQLLERLIRSVFHKHSPETIWVGCFIPKTDAQTLSIKKNTCKVIYSSQTADNTRNRGEPLFWPFQCLSWPQRREDRGQANSSPASRQRGDSGSVEEGIPLKVSSFTSGPHVDKESAGRDS from the exons ATGGCAGACTCGGCGTCCCTGGAGGACACGCTGCCCGAGGAGGAGAGGGAGTTTCAGAAGGTTATTGCTTTGATCGGAGGTAAAGAGAGGATCTATTTGGTCAGTGATGCCTGTAAAAGTAAAGACGTGGCTGAGGATGACGCCGGAATACTGCAGGAGTTCCTACGTGACATGTTTCACATCAACAGCCTTCCCAACAGCAATGGACAACCCTGTTCGCCTCCTTCAAATAGCCACGACGACTCTCCAAGTGGAAACCACGCTTGCCCCAATACAGAGAGagttcaaatgaatgaaataccACTAACGGTGAGGCCCGAGGATGTTGATTTGAAAGCCAGTCCTGTGGGAGAGGACACGGTGAAGGAGACACGGACGGCGCGCAACGGAAACCCTCAGAAAACAGCAACGAGGGGGGCAAACATTTACAGCCACAAACGAGCGATAGACTCTCATGTCATCATATTCATCTTCAGACAGTCATTCGTCAGCAAAATTTCCAATGAAGTGTACCTGAAAGAGATTTTGAAGGACGTAAAGGCGCGTACGAAACGTGCCAGAATTGCTCGACCAGCTCTAGTTGGATTAATACACACCAAATTAGAGAGCGCCGAGGCTCATCAGTGTGCGCAACTCTTGGAGCGTCTGATCCGCTCAGTCTTCCACAAACATTCACCAGAGACAATATGGGTTGGCTGTTTCATCCCGAAGACAGATGCCCAAACGCTCAGCATCAAGAAAAATACCTGCAAAGTTATATATTCATCTCAAACTGCAG ATAATACCAGGAATAGAGGGGAGCCGCTTTTCTGGCCATTCCAATGTTTGTCCTGGCctcagagaagagaagatagagGTCAGGCCAACAGCTCTCCAGCCAGCAGGCAAAGAG GTGACAGTGGAAGTGTAGAGGAAGGTATTCCTCTAAAAGTCAGTTCCTTTACTTCTGGACCTCATGTGGACAAAGAATCAGCTGGAAGAGACAGTTGA